One region of Podospora bellae-mahoneyi strain CBS 112042 chromosome 1 map unlocalized CBS112042p_1.2, whole genome shotgun sequence genomic DNA includes:
- a CDS encoding uncharacterized protein (EggNog:ENOG503NY4Y; COG:S), with protein MATFQKLAILCLGASTVLAAPSDSHNGKKTPKVSPIKQISLGPRPYWLVDQMDEGPLKKKLASCSEKRMKPSDWSISHRGGGTLQFPEHTYDSIIAGTRMGAGIQECDVTFTKDLQLVCRHAQCDLHTTTNVVSLPELNAKCTTPFQPASGDRPAKAKCCTSDFTLAEIKTLCAKMDASDPKATTPEEYLGGTASWRTDLYAKTCSEVPTLKEFISLVDDLGLKFTPELKAPEVPMPFNGGNYTQAAYAQHMIDEFKAAGIKPERVWPQSFVYEDVLYWLKAEPKWGKQAVLLDESGDEPGTFPSAVARLKEYKKAGVRIVAPPLPYLVTVDKKGKIVPSSYAIEAKKQKLDIITWSLERSGWLGDGSGGGYYYASVANVTNGEGDVYNLLHVLAQDVGVIGVFSDWSATVTYYANCFGL; from the exons atggcgacCTTCCAGAAGCTTGCGATCCTTTGCCTCGGTGCTTCCACTGTGCTTGCCGCCCCTAGCGACAGCCACAATGGCAAGAAGACACCTAAGGTGTCGCCCATCAAGCAGATCTCTCTCGGACCGCGCCCCTACTGGCTCGTGGATCAGATGGACGAGGGGCctctcaagaagaagctcgcctCTTGTTCagagaagaggatgaagccCAGTGACTGGAGCATTTCTCACCGTGGCGGTGGCACCCTTCAGTTCCCGGAGCATACCTACGACTCAATTATTGCTGGT ACCAGAATGGGAGCAGGCATTCAGGAATGCGATGTCACCTTCACCAAAGACCTTCAACTCGTCTGCCGCCATGCCCAATGTGACTTGCACACCACAACCAACGTCGTTTCTCTCCCTGAACTTAATGCCAAGtgcaccaccccctttcaGCCTGCGTCTGGGGACAGGCCTGCTAAGGCCAAGTGTTGCACTTCGGATTTCACTTTGGCAGAGATCAAGACGCTTTGTGCAAAGATGGACGCCTCGGATCCGAAAGCAACAACCCCGGAGGAGTATCTTGGTGGCACAGCAAGCTGGAGGACCGACCTCTACGCCAAAACCTGCAGCGAGGTGCCTACTCTCAAGGAATTCATCTCTCTGGTGGACGATCTCGGTCTCAAGTTCACGCCTGAGTTGAAGGCCCCCGAGGTGCCCATGCCCTTCAATGGCGGCAACTACACCCAGGCGGCCTATGCCCAACACATGATTGATGAGTTCAAGGCGGCCGGTATCAAGCCAGAGAGGGTGTGGCCACAATCTTTTGTGTATGAGGATGTCCTGTACTGGCTAAAGGCTGAGCCAAAATGGGGAAAGCAAGCCGTGTTGCTGGACGAGAGCGGCGATGAGCCAGGTACATTCCCCTCTGCTGTCGCGAGGCTCAAGGAGTACAAGAAGGCCGGTGTTAGGATTGtcgctcctcctctgccctACTTGGTCACCGTTGAtaagaaggggaagattgTGCCCAGCAGCTATGCCATCGAAgccaagaaacagaaactCGACATCATTACgtggagcttggagaggagCGGTTGGCTTGGTGACggcagcggaggaggatattACTATGCAAGCGTGGCCAATGTGACCaacggcgagggagatgtgTACAATCTGTTACATGTGTTGGCTCAGGATGTGGGAGTCATTGGCGTCTTTTCTGATTGGAGCGCCACGGTCACATACTATGCCAATTGCTTCGGCCTGTAG
- a CDS encoding uncharacterized protein (EggNog:ENOG503Q4WD; COG:O) has product MDTIDKNENPALAFEGWTEHASRDRISTDTKVHQLLSAAYPGHHVTRTQTSSCNLLGFADAGYATKTPDRPRGYEAIRKFVAPKLRYEKDNDKLEDETDELLLVAGKWTKEMHDEIWVFDNQQWMKDKELYRSVLGASWDDVILDPSIKSSLAQDVEPFFNNQSLYKTLRVPWKRGVILHGVPGNGKTVSIKAIINSLAARNPPVPAMYVKSLDGCSHPKVAMQQIFSKSRIVAPCLLIFRTSTAWSRTRHAATSSTRSMDLTPTKAS; this is encoded by the exons atggACACCATTGACAAGAACGAAAACCCTGCTCTGGCCTTTGAAGGCTGGACAGAGCATGCAAGTCGAGATCGCATCAGCACCGATACCAAGGTACACCAGCTACTCAGCGCTGCATACCCGGGTCACCATGTTACACGCACACAGACATCGTCCTGTAATCTTTTGGGTTTCGCTGACGCCGGTTACGCAACCAAAACCCCGGATCGTCCACGTGGCTACGAGGCTATTCGCAAGTTTGTGGCCCCGAAACTTCGATACGAAAAGGACAATGACAaacttgaggatgag ACcgatgagcttcttctggTAGCCGGGAAGTGGACGAAAGAGATGCACGATGAAATATGGGTCTTTGACAACCAGCAGTGGATGAAGGATAAGGAGTTATACCGGAGTGTTCTTGGAGCGTCGTGGGACGATGTCATTCTTGACCCGAGCATAAAGTCGAGCCTGGCTCAAGATGTCGAGCCCTTCTTTAACAATCAGTCTTTGTATAAGACACTCCGGGTGCCATGGAAGCGCGGTGTGATTCTTCATGGGGTACCGGGAAATGGAAAGACCGTGTCTATCAAGGCGATCATCAACTCATTGGCGGCACGCAATCCTCCGGTCCCCGCCATGTACGTGAAATCGCTCGACGGATGTTCGCACCCAAAAGTCGCCATGCAGCAAATCTTTTCCAAGTCACGAATTGTCGCTCCATGCCTTCTGATCTTTAGGACCTCGACAGCCTGGTCGAGGACAAGACACGCAGCTACTTCCTCAACGAGGTCGATGGACTTGACTCCAACGAAGGCATCCTAA
- a CDS encoding uncharacterized protein (MEROPS:MER0003669; COG:O; EggNog:ENOG503PBQ8) yields the protein MSLVYLLLQCFLFATATSAHLLFPFTRERNIARSIDSKTATVPVSASGHVFIVNVTVGTPPQPLSLLLSPSSPHTWLPNADEAMPCSQGFNLLSGGFHPTDVLSGSACKWGAFTKSKSSTFQGAETVNYQFDAAYTSTFTVRGSNFTDTLKMGDVELDNFPMGLVNSATNNQWIGMLGLGNDGTTTYPRRSTKYYPNFMDRLVSSGKIVTQAYSVWLNSADGSSGSLLLGAIDKSRFKGELIRLNTARGYDIFPSAFAVLLNSIKMLDDSKEALKFDEIRLLFSLSPAESFSILPRELADPIIAASGATWNTTIERATIPCDAGSKNTKLNLRLQLEGPDGPVLNVPLADLIVPQEVTNWEIAVATNPQSLNRNTCLFGIQKSNSGQFNIGSALLRRTYMVFDAVNKEIALAPVKPGTSATKPTIVPFDKAGARIPSSRLYCAEGSECVSESSIAPESEEGVETVVEEDEPNSNWKKIVIGVVVPIGVLAIALPIIYVIIMRRKRQAKAREEALSRQRETDHTDGEDSFKEDEYGVKVTVSVSSKVSVAKAPPSPQFFLGVPGGFPSIPEDRQSQYSGDALLGPDSRSGSRNGSEKEVSKC from the coding sequence ATGTCACTCGTTTATTTACTTTTGcaatgttttctttttgcgaCGGCGACGTCTGCCCATCTTTTGTTCCCCTTTACCCGTGAGAGAAACATCGCCAGATCGATCGATAGCAAAACAGCAACTGTTCCCGTCTCGGCGTCAGGGCACGTCTTCATCGTCAATGTCACCGTCGGGACCCCCCCACAACCACTGTCGCTTCTCTTGTCACCGTCCTCGCCTCACACATGGCTTCCCAACGCCGACGAGGCCATGCCTTGTTCGCAAGGCTTCAACCTGCTATCAGGTGGCTTTCATCCCACTGATGTTCTCTCTGGCTCCGCTTGCAAATGGGGGGCATTCACTAAATCCAAATCGTCGACATTCCAGGGGGCAGAAACGGTGAATTACCAGTTCGACGCGGCATATACCAGCACATTCACCGTGCGTGGCAGCAACTTCACCGATACACTAAAGATGGGTGATGTCGAGCTCGACAACTTCCCGATGGGCCTGGTGAATTCAGCCACGAATAATCAATGGATCGGGATGCTTGGACTCGGCAATGATGGCACCACGACCTACCCCCGCCGCTCAACCAAATATTATCCCAACTTTATGGATCGACTGGTATCTTCTGGAAAGATTGTCACCCAAGCATACAGCGTTTGGCTCAACAGTGCGGACGGATCATCGGGATCTCTGCTTCTAGGTGCCATTGACAAATCGCGGTTCAAGGGCGAGCTGATACGCCTCAACACCGCTCGAGGTTACGACATCTTTCCCAGCGCCTTCGCCGTCTTATTGAACAGCATCAAAATGCTTGACGATTCGAAAGAGGCACTCAAGTTTGACGAAATCAGGCTGCTCTTTTCCCTCAGCCCTGCCGAATCCTTTTCGATCCTGCCCCGCGAACTCGCCGATCCCATCATCGCTGCAAGCGGTGCGACCTGGAACACGACTATCGAGAGGGCCACCATTCCGTGTGATGCTGGATCAAAGAATACAAAGCTCAATCTCCGCCTTCAACTCGAGGGGCCGGACGGCCCCGTTCTCAACGTTCCCCTCGCAGATCTCATCGTCCCACAGGAAGTCACGAACTGGGAGATTGCCGTtgccaccaaccctcaaAGTCTCAATAGAAATACCTGCCTTTTTGGAATTCAAAAGTCGAACAGCGGACAGTTCAACATTGGCAGCGCCCTCTTGCGACGAACCTACATGGTGTTTGATGCAGTCAACAAGGAAATCGCCCTTGCTCCTGTCAAGCCTGGGACTTCTGCCACGAAGCCCACCATTGTCCCGTTTGACAAGGCCGGCGCACGCATTCCTTCCTCGAGACTTTATTGTGCTGAGGGCAGTGAGTGTGTGTCTGAGTCTTCAATTGCTCCAGAATCAGAAGAAGGCGTGGAGAccgttgttgaggaggatgagccaAATTCGAACTGGAAGAAGATTGTGATTGGGGTGGTCGTCCCTATTGGTGTACTAGCCATTGCCCTACCCATCATTTATGTCATTATCATGAGACGCAAGCGCCAGGCAAAGGCAAGGGAAGAAGCCCTCTCACGACAACGAGAAACAGATCACACAGACGGGGAGGATAGCTTCAAGGAGGATGAATATGGTGTCAAGGTTACAGTGTCCGTCTCTTCAAAGGTGTCAGTGGCAAAGGCACCGCCATCGCCCCAGTTCTTCTTGGGTGTGCCAGGGGGGTTTCCCAGCATCCCTGAAGACAGACAGTCACAGTATTCTGGAGATGCGCTTCTGGGACCTGATAGCAGGAGTGGGAGTAGGAATGGGAGTGAGAAGGAGGTGTCTAAGTGTTAG